The region TGCAGGTAAAAGATGCAATGAGCAGAGGAGTGGTTACAGTGCCAATGGATGCAACCGCAGCAGAGGTTGCAGAAACAATGGCAAATCGTGATGTTTCTGCTGTTGTAGCAGTTGACGAAAATGGTGAAACCTTTGGATTTGTTTCCGAAATGGATATTCTCTCCAGACTCGGAGACAAAAACTGGGAGATTGCTTCAATAGAGGACCTTATGGCATCATCTGTTGAAACCGTGAATCCGGGTATGAAACTAAAGGATGCGGCAAAACAGATGGCTGAAAAACACATACATCGCCTGATAGTAATGTCAGAGGATAAAGTCGGTGCGTCCTACAGGCCAATTGGGATACTGAGCCCGATAGACGTCATAAAATATCTTTTCAGAAAATAAATAGGATGACGTTGGAAGAAAAACCAATATGACGGGATACCTTTTTAGCTTTTCAGCCAACGTCTTATCATCCAATTAACATTGGCAAATATATTTTTTGTGGTCTCCCGTCTACTGCTTACTTATATTTTTCTTGGATCGGTTATTTCACCTGTCAATGCAGCAGCTGCGGCTGTAGCAGGGGAACCCAGATATACAAAGGATTCAGCACTTCCTTCCCTGCCACGGAAATTCCTGTTGGAAGTTGCCAGTCCAACTTCACCGTCACCCAGAAGACCAAACGAGCCACCCATGCACGGTCCACAACATGCAGACTCCACAATTGCACCGGCTTCCATGAACTGTTCTATATAGCCGGCCCTGAGGGCTTTCATGTATTCAGTCCTTGAAGCAGGGATGATCAGAAGCCTTACACCCTCTGCAACAGGTTCATCACCCATCATATTGGCAACAATTTCAAGGTCTTCGAACCTGCCGTTGGTACAGGAGCCCACAAATACCTGATCCACTTTTGTTCCTTCTACTTCGGAAACGGGCTTTACATTATCAACATTGTGAGGACAGGCAAGCTGTGGCTCCAGGTTCGATACATCGTAGTGACGGACATCCAGATAGTCTGCACCGCCATCGGAAGCCCAATATGGATCAAGCTTATATCCGGGAATCCTTTCCTGAAGATATTTTTCGGTAACAACATCCGGTTCGATTATACCTGCCTTTCCTCCCATCTCTATAGCCATATTGGACATGGTCATCCTTTCGGAGATAGAAAGGGAACGTACTGTCGAGCCTGCATATTCGGCAGCCATGTATCTTGCACCCTCAACACCCACATCGCCTATCAGGTGTAGGATGAGGTCCTTGGAATAAACCCTCTCGGGTAGTTTTCCTTCAACCTCAAAACGAATGGTCTGGGGAACGCGGAACCAGAGTTTGCCTGAAGCAAGCACAGCAGCCATATCAGTCGAGCCAACACCGGTGGAAAAAGCACCCAGAGAACCATAGGCACATGTATGTGAATCCGAACCTACTACTAAATCGCCGGGTTTCACATGTCCCTTTTCCGGCACCACCTGATGACAGACCCCTTCATAAACGTCATAATTGAGAATATTCTGTTCCTTTGCAAACTCACGCAGCATAATGTGATTCTTTGCTGCATGGAGAGAATCGGCCGGAACCTGATGGTCAAACAGGATTACAATCTTGCTGGGATCCCACACTTTTTTCTCTTCCCTGCCTTTCATGATTTCATAGAAACCATCTACAGCCAGTGGACCGGTGATGTCATGGGTCATTGCAAGGTCAATATTAGCAAGGACAAAGTCCCCGGCTTTGACTTCCTTGCCCGATGCCCGGGAAAATATCTTTTCTGAAATTGTCATTGGATGAGAGTCATTGGCAGACATGATAATCAGCAAAAATAATGTGTGATATAATTAATAAACCAATCGATAGAATCATATTTCATCGGGTTTCCATTTACCCCTGCTATCATGTACAATCATTTTATAATCAGCAGCAGGCCGGGATACCAGAAATAATAATCCCTCATTAAAGTGCCTATAGGTCATCAGAGTATCCCGAAGTTCAATAATATAGCGTTGTAACACTTCATTTGCAAGCCTGCGCGCATGATAAAAGGGTAAAAAACCACCCTTACCACCACATTCAGAAATTTCCATCTTGCCTTCTGCGATATAGAAAGGGTAGGTCCTGCAGAGAAGGGGCCTGAAGGGATATATGGTACATCCGGCATCACCCAGAAAGACACACTCTCCATTTGTTTTCCTTTTAAGCCTCCAACCAAATGTATGTACATTACCTTCAGTATCTGCCAGAAACATATTTTCTTCTGCTACCGTCGGTTCAATAGTATCTATATTGCCACTTTTTTTCAAGTTGCCAATATCAAAATAGGTTAGCAGTACGCTGTTATCTCCTGTGGAAAACGTGCAGCACCTGCCACACCCACTGCATCTGAAACCGGTACAGGCTATTTCCACGACCAGATCATGAATAGATATAGAACTAGAGTCCAGGACCTGCTTTTCCAGATCCTTCAAAATAAGTGAGCGATATTCTTTTTCTTTCATTCAGATCTTATTCATCCACTTCCTCTACCCCAACAGCCTTGAGGAATTTCTTAACGACTGCTTCATCCACAAGTTTCAGTAAAGTCTGACGGTCCTTTATATCACTGAAAACCCCCAGAGCGATCTGTGCACCTGCAGCTGTGGAATGACCACCGGCAGAACCCTCACCAAAGGCCTTTTTCAGGATGGTACCCAAATTGACACGGATATCATTGCTGCGTCCTGAAATATAGATAACATCATCACTTACACCAAATACTATTGAGGTAAATATACCCTCAAGATTGAGTAAGTAATCGGCTGCCTGAGGAAGGGCATCCCTGTCCCGGATGTTTCCCACATTGGAGAGCAGGTAACTACCAACTACCTGCCGGTTCTTGATAGCCTGGCCGAGCACATCAAGGGTTTCGATGGACATAGACGGCCTTTCAAGCTGATCCAGAACTTCATGGTCGGCCATCGGGTAAAGGAAAGAAGCAGCTGAAAGATCATTGGGATCGGTGTTGCGTTTAAAATCCAGCGTATCGGTACGAATGCCGTACAGCAGAGCTGTGGCAATTTCACTGCTGATATCTATATTCAATTCCTGCAGGTACTTGGTCATAATAGTAGCAGAAGCCCCCACATTGGGGCGAATATCAATAAAATCAGCATCTATTTCAGCATCACCGACAGGATGGTGGTCTATTACCACACCAATGTGTGTTCCTTCTGAAAGCATATTGTTTGATCCGGCCACCGCACAATCGACAAGAGCAATCTCATCGAATTCAGATATATCCCGACCTTCCATATGCTCTAGATTGATACCCAGCAGGTTTACAAATGCCTTGTTCTCCTGATGACCTATTTCACCATTATAGAGAATCGTGGGACTTAAGCCATAATTTTCAGCCATGAGTTTAAGTGCCAGAGCACCTGATATAGCATCGGGATCAGGGTTGTCATGAACCACTACAGCAAGGGTTTTGCCAGTATTTTTGGTGAACCACTGGGAAAGCTGGTTACCGATTCGTACAGATTCTGCACGCTCAAGGGATCTTGTAAGGGATTTTGATACTATACGGGATGGCATGAACACAAAATCCGCACCAATTTCTTCCATTTCCTGCAGATTAATTACATCTGATGCCCTTGCAACACAGTAGAGAGAAGGACGGAAATGTTTTTTCACATTCCTGAGAGCCTGTTTATTGGCCTCATTGTCTGAACTGACAATCAATACACCGGATAGTTTTTTGGTCTTAAGGCCACGCAGAGTTTCAATCTCAGAAATATCACCCACTATCGCCTCATAGGCTTCCTCACGCAGAGTTTCAACTTTTTGCGGGTCCTTATCCACTATGATAAGGTCTTTTCCTAATTCCCTCAATGCCTTTGCTGTGGCAAAACCAATACTTCCACTTCCGAGTATCAGATAGGTAGGCTTAAAACGTGTCCTTTCAGGTTCATTTTCTTTTGGTGTGGCGGGAATGAGAATATACCTCCCTGTAAAAGATGAAATATCCCTAACTATTAAGACGTTTTCGTCTCAAATCGGTGAATAATGGGTAAAACAGCAGAAATTTCATTTACTCAGAAGAACAATAAAGAACAGGGGAAATAATGCAATCAATTACACCTGACAGAATGAAAGCCATAGACACAAACTGCACACATCTGGGATTGAAAGGGATACAGCTTATGGAAAATGCAGGAGCTGCAATTGCACGTAAAGTGTTATCCCTGGATGCTCACAACAATGTATTGATCGTGGCAGGAAGGGGAAATAATGGCGGCGATGCATTTGTTGCCGCCCGCCATCTAAGTTATTATGATAATATCAGTGTTAGTGTGGTCCTGGCGGGAAAAGCAACCGGCATAAGAACAAATGACGCATTGGAAAATTTCAATTTATTGAAACATTGTGGTATTGATGACCTGGCTGAAATTACGGATTCCACACAATCCGATGTTTTCCAATGGTTCAAAGAAGCGGATGTCATTGTAGATGGGCTGCTTGGCACGGGAATCCGGGGACCTGTCAGGGAACCTGAAGCTACATTGATAGATGCCATAAATACCGGCAACTCCTATGTGGTTGCAGTAGACACTCCCTCAGGCCTTGATCCTGCTACCGGAAAGAGTGAGAATACGGTTATGGCAGATACAACCCTGACATTTCACAGAATGAAAACAGGACTCGAAAACCAGGGCGAATTTACCGGAGATGTCGAAGTTGTCAACATCGGCGTTTGCGGGGATGCAGAAGATGCTGTAAACAGAGGGGATCTGGAACCTCTGCTCAAACGCCATGTTGATTCACATAAAGGACAGTCCGGCAGGGTACTTATAATCGGAGGAGGCAGATACTCCGGAGCGCCGGCCCTTTCAGCAATGGCTGCCCTGCGCACCGGTGCAGACATCGTGACCATTGCCACCCCGGAAAATGTGTCGGATACAATTGCCTCATTTTCCCCAAATCTCATTGTCAGGAAATTATCCTCTGACATTCTGCATACAAACGATATTGAAATCCTAAAAGACCTTATTCATACACATGATGTAGTGGTTATCGGGATGGGGCTGGGTAACGAAGAAGCAATAAGCCAGGCAGTACACCAGATCCTGCCCCTATGCAAAAAGATTGTTGTGGACGCAGATGCCCTCAATAAATTACAACTGCCCCCTCCTGAAAATTGTGAAATGATACTTACGCCCCATTCCGGGGAATTAGCCAGGCTCACAGGAAAGGAAGTTGAAAAAGAACTACCTGCAAGAGCCAAAATGTTACAGGATTTTTCCCGGGAAAATAAAATTATAACTGTCCTTAAGGGAAAAACCGATATAATTTCTGATGGCAGATACATAAGAAAAAATGATAGCGGAAATGCCGGTATGTCTGTTGGGGGCACAGGAGATGTGCTCGCGGGAATCGTTGGTGCCCTGTTCTGTCGCACGGATGCGTTTAATGCCGCTTGCTGCGGGGCATTTGTAAATGGAGAGGCAGGAGATGTTGCTTTTGCAAAAAAGGGGTATGGATTACTGGCAACCGATGTGATCGAACATATTACAGACATTATGAAACAATGAAAGGTGAATTAAATGACGCACACAAAAGACAGGAATATTGTAGTGGATATTGAAAGGAACAGGCTGCGAGTTATAATCAGCCACGGAGAAGATGAAGAAATCATCAAATTAAGTGTTGGTGAAGCCCGGACACTACACAAAGCTCTAGGGGAAAAACTTGAGGATTATGAGCAGCGCCAGAATCTCAGAATAGATTAAATGAGGCGAATCCGTGGGAGAATTCACTCACATCAAAGATGGCCATGTCCATATGGTCGACGTTTCCGAAAAAAGTCAAGTGAAACGCACTGCTCTTGCCCGGGGCAGTATATTCCTTTGTAAAGAAACTATTGAAGAAATACAAAAGGGAGATATCGAAAAGGGCAATGTACTGGCCACCGCCCGCATTGCAGCCATAATGGCTGTCAAAAAGACACCGGAGCTCATTCCTATGTGCCACCAGATCCCGATAACCGGTATCGACATGGATTTTGAGATATGTACAGACAGAATTACTGTTGATCTATCGGTCAAATCCAGAGGACAGACCGGCGTGGAAATGGAAGCAATTACAGGCGTAAGCTGTGCCCTCCTTGCAATATGGGACATGGTCAAGGCACTTGAGAAGGATGAAACCGGAAACTATCCCCATACCCGGATTACTGATATTGAGGTAATCCATAAAGCAAAAGAAAGCTGATACCCAATTCTTATAAGTCACCAGTACATTCATAGCCATTATCAAAAAAGCGAGGGAATGATGTGAAAATAATAGCCGGACCAGCTTCCCAATTGCTTGCCTCTAAAGTGGCACAGCAACTCAATACGCCTCCCACAATATGCGATTATAAAAGATTCCCTGACGGGGAACTATATACCCGCATCAAGGACGACAGCATCGATGATGTTACTATCATACAGAGTACACCTACAGATAGCGATTATGTAGCCCTGTTGCAATTAATAGATGCTTGCGAGGAAGCACCAACAATCAACGTTGTGATACCCTATATGGGATATTCCAGACAGGACAAAGTCTTCAATCGTGGAGAACCCGTAAGTGCGCGCGCAATCGCCAGAACAATTAATGCTGACAGGGTTTTCACGGTAAACATACATGAGAGAAGCATACTTGAGCATTTCAATGCTGATTCCTTTGACCTGGACGCTTCACACTTGATTGGAAATCATATACGTTCCCTGAACCTGACCGATCCACTCATAATCTCCCCGGATTCCGGTGCCCTCGAACTTGCAAAAAGTGCATCTGCAGACATAGGCATTCCCTACGAGCAACTGGAAAAAACAAGACACAGCGGAGAAAGTGTAACGATTGCTGAAAAGGAGATCGATGTGAGCGGAAGGGACCTGATACTGCTGGACGATATGATTGCAACAGGTGGTACCATGGCAGAATCCATCCGTATGCTTAAAGAGCAGGGTGCAGCAGACATATATGTTGCCTGTATACACCCGGTACTTGCACGCAATGCTGTGGTGCGTCTTTACAATGCTGGTGTCAAGGAGATAATATCCACTGATACCCTTGAAAAACCACAGAGCATTATATCGATAGCTCCTCTGATAGCCGATACCCTTAAAAGCCTCTAATATTCACCTATATGAGGAGTGTAATGTATGTCTTTACCGGAAATCTGTCCCCTTGATGGGACCCAGGTGTGCAAGAAAAGAAAGTGTCACCTCTACCATGTGGATTGGCGTACCGGTGATGAAAACTGTTCCGTTGGGTATAATCAGACCACAAAAATGAGAAAGAGTTCCGAATCTGTAGTGGATGAATATGCACAACGTGTGAAGCAAAAACTAAAGAACAGGACAGAACCACCGGTAGATTCCAGAGAACCCACAGAGGAAATACCACAACCAGAAAGAGATAAGGCTGCCGGGGAAGAAAAAACCAGAGAAATGTTCACAGAAGGAAAAAAGAAAAGTATAGACAAAGCAATGGAACTTGATCTTCCAGATGATTATGAAGAAGAGTTCTGGTCAGACAGATAAAGCAGATAACATGTACGCAGATATGCTGCAATCTGTATATGACACACTCATCCGGGAATTTGGCCCCCAGCAGTGGTGGCCTGCTGAAACCCCTTTTGAGGTTATAGTCGGAGCAATACTTACCCAGCAGACAAAATGGACCAATGTGGAAAAAGCTATCGATAACCTCAAACAGAAGAATATGATTGAGGCCGGCAAACTGGCAGAGATAGATCTGCAGGAACTTGAAGAGGATGTCAGATGTACCGGATTTTACAGACAAAAGGCCAGCAGATTACAGGAGATATCAAGCTATTTTGATCATCATGGAGAAGAAGCACTTTTTTCACTTCCAACAGAAAAACTACGCAGGCGTTTACTTGAATTAAAGGGCATCGGACCTGAAACCGCAGATAGTATCCTCTTATATGCTGCCGGAAAACCCTGTTTTGTAATTGATGCGTATACGACCAGAATAATGCGATGTATCGGAATTGAGGGCAATTACCACCAGCTGCAGGAAATATTTGAGAAAAATATTCCAAAAGATGTGGAAATGTACAAGGAATATCACGCCCTGATAGTGGAGTACGCTAAAAGGTACTGTGCAACCAAACAATGCGACAAATGTCTCCTGAAGGAGAACAAGGATGGACAAAACTGAATATAATGAGATACACCGAAACGTCAGGGATGCTTCAGACTTCGAAAAACTGGCCCTGGATTACTGTCAGCCTGTAGGTGTAGTAGCTTCCATCCTGCACCAGAAAATTATTGATCATGTCAAGAAAAATTATTATTTCATCCAGAATAAAAGTGCTTTGCTGCTCAAAAAATGGAAGATGGGTAGCAGCATAATTCAACTTTCTGAAGAATACAAGTTCCCACCTACCCTTATAGCCACAACACTGCTAAAAGAAATGGAGATGTCCAAGAAATACGTATTCAAGCACCTCAATGAAATAGAAGACAACCGGCTTGCAGCTGAAATAAAGGAAGCTCTTGAAGCAGACCTCTATTTTTCACCTGAAGCCCACTCTTTTCAGGCCAGAAAGGGAATATTCGGGGAAATGATTGTAGCCAGATGGCTTGAATACAGAAATATCGAATATCTAACAGAAGAAGAATTGAGAAAACAAGGTGCAGAAAAAACACCTGATTTTCTCCTCCCATATCCTGTTGAGATACGAGGCCAGCAGGTAAACTGGGTAGAAAGCAAAGCGGTATTTGGTAACGAGACCGAACATCAGACCTATCTCGAAAAACAATTCTCCCGTTATGAAGAATTGTACGGTAGCGGAATGGTTATCTACTGGTACGGTTACGTGGATGGGATTAGCCTGGAAGGCCACTTACTAAGTGACTACAGGATAGATGATGAGTTTGATCCAGACATCCTGCGGGATGTAGTAGAACTACTCAATCTCACGCCCGATTGGTAAAATTACATTCCTTCGTTGACTCTCAGTGGCAAATCGGGGTTTGTATCATTAAAAGCTTCTTTTAATAAAACACCGTCCTCTACAAGACTGGCATGTGTGCCCATGGTTTCGAGCAATGAATCCACCTCTTCACCCACAGGTTCCCTCATATTGTTCATTTCAAAAATGTCTTGCAAAACAGACATTGTATTTCTTTTCCGGGGGTCAGTGATGCGTGTCATTAAGGTTAACTCCGTTGATTGTTTTTAAAAACCTGTCGATTTTTACCTGTTTTACAAGAGCATTCCGAGCTGGTAGACTAATGCGCCCACGGTAAATGCAAGGACTATCGTAAATGTTGAAATCATAACAGTATCCTTTGTGCCCAGCTCATGTTTTAGTATTGCAATGGTTGCAACACATGGGATGTATATTGTTGTGATTATAGCAAACACGTACATCTGCAGAGGTGTCAATACCAGCGCAAAGTTGGCAGTACCCGCAAGCACCGCCAGAATCTCCAGCGCCATTTCCTTGCGCAGGATACCGAATACAAGTGCTGTGGCAGCAAAAGCAGGCAGACCCAGAAGTCCTACAGATATAGGAGATACGGCATTCTCGAAAATATCCAGAATACCCAGAGTATCCAGTCCACCCAGTAATGCACTCCCCACTATCAGAAGAGGGAAAGCGATGTAAACAAACTCACGTATCCTGAGCCAGGTTTTCTTAAGAGTGGAAACAACATCAGGATGCCTCAGCGGACCCATTTCCATTATAAATCCGGTCCGTTCCCCGGGAAGACCCCTGCCCAGTATCCAGCCGGTAATGAAAATTATGAAGATCTCCAACACATAGATTGATACCGCAGCCCAATAACCCACAAAGGTACCTACCAGTCCCAGAATAATAACAGTCCTTGCAGAACAGGGGATAAGGGCTATGAGAGTTGAAGCAATCCGCCTCTCTCTCAATGTATTCAATGCACGTGTAGCCATGATTGCCGGTACATTACACCCTAGTCCCAGGACCAGGGGAATTACTGCCCTGCCATGCAACCCCATCCTATGAGTAAGGTTATCCAGCAGGAAGGCTGCTCGGGTCAGGTAACCCGAATCCTCGAAAACAGAGAGAATGATATAAAAAACCCCTATGTAGGGAATTGCAATGGCAAATCCGGCCTCTATGCCCAGCAGGGAATAGATTATTACATTGCGCACAATAGGGTTGCTTGTTGCAAGCTCCGCTTCAACCGGAGCTATCAGGTAGGTTTCAAAAAGATGGACGATTCCCTCCTCCAAAAATCCCCCAACCCTGAAAACCAGAAGGAAAGTCAGTAAAAGAGCCGCTGCAAGACCCACGATACCTACATATTCAGATGTGAGCATGTCATCAATACGATGCTTTAGAGAAGTGTCCTTTTCCACAATTGACAGGACAGAGTCTGCAATCTGTCCGGCTTCCCCGTAGAGGTCTCTTGCCATGGTATCTGAAATCGCCATGTCGTGGGCATCTTCGATTTCTGAAGCCATTTCTGAAGCCTTTGATAGAAGCAGGTCTGCTTCATGGGGCCTGCAGCACATGCGTACAAAATCAGCATCATTTTCAAGAGCACGCAATTTTATTACAGAGGCCGTATCAGGAAAATCCACATCAAGATCATTGATAGCATTAGTTATATGATTATCATAGTGAACACGGATTCGACCTTCTGGAGAAAGGGACGGGTCAACTGCTTCTTTCAGGACTTCATCAAGCCCGATTCCCTTGGTGGCAACAGTAGGTACAACAGGTACGCCCAGTATCTGGGAGAGCTTTGGAGCATCAATATCAATACCCATTTCCCTTGCAGCGTCCAGCTGATTGAGGGCAATTACCACGGGCACCCCGAGTTCCAGTATCTGAAGGGTAAGATACAGGTTACGTTCCAGTCGTGTGGCATCCACCACATTTACAATTACATCAGGATATTCACGCACCAGGTATTCCTTTGAGACCCGTTCATCTTCTGTGGAAGTACCCAGCGAATAAATACCCGGCAAATCCACAATATCTATCTTCTTCTGGCCAACCTTTACAGTCCCACGTGTCATTTCCACTGTGGTTCCCGGATAATTGGAAACCATGACACCCACACCGGTGACCCTGGAAAAAAAAGCACTTTTACCTACGCTGGGATTGCCAACAAAGGCAATTGTCATGTCATGATCACCATCATGCATGCGTTTTTCAGCTGCCCCGCAGCAAGAATCAGGAATGATTACCACGTCTCCGCTGTATGTGGCCGTTTTCTGCAGGTTTCACAAATATTTTTTCCGCCACTTCATTCCCCAGGGCTATTTCCGTACCCTTGGTAATTATAGAAATACATCCCTGTTTCTGTTTTCTTTTGATTTCAATATCCTCACCAGCAATCATACCCAGTGAAGTAAGCCGGTCCTTGGTCTCTTTTGGCAGGGCAACCATTACCACTTTTCCTTTGGTCTTTTCATTCATTTCTACAAGAGAAATATAATGTTCCCTGCTCAAACTACACTTAGAAGGTAGAGAGGTCTCAGAAATATCGCAAAGACCTTTTTCTGCCAGATAAGAGCACATTCTTTCAAGTACAACATCTGACATAACATGTTCGAGCGCACAGGCTTCTTGGTCCGCTACTTCTTCAGTAATATCAAGTACCCTGGTAAAAAAGTTCTTGAGCACCAGATGTTTTCGCTGGAGATTGTTAGCCTGTATCATTCCGGATTCGGTTAATTCAACCCCGCGATAAGGAGCATGAGTCACAAGACCTTCATCGGAGAGGCGCTGTATCATTTCGGTAACTGTTGCCGGAGCGAGGTCAAGTTCTTTTGCTATATCCTTGTTCTTGGCCGGGGAACTGGTGCGGTTGATTAAGCCCTGTATGGTTTCCAGATATTCTTCGGTTCTCTCGGTATGCATAAATGACCCACTGCCAGAGGAAAATTAGAATACATATTATATTAGGTTATGCGAAAGGGAAGTAGAGAATCTATAAATATATATTTAACGCCTGTACACAAATGCCGAACAGCTTTTTAAGTGAATAAGAACATGAATAATTTCCCAAAAGTCGTGATATACAATGGTTCAGGTAAAGGATCTCCACTGGAAAAAAGACATGAGAGTGTCCGAACTCGTTGATTCCTATGAGAACGTGGGATTTCAGAGTGTAGAACTACATCGGGCTTCCGAAGTAATAGTCAAGATGAAAAAGGATTCAGCAAAGGTTTTCCTTACATTTACCTCTAACATGGTTACTTCCGGGTTGAGAGGATTTTTTGCCCAGCTCATCGAATTGGGAATTGCAGATGTGCTTGTTACAACAGTCGGAGGTCTTGAAGAGGATATAATGAAGGCTACCGGGGAAGTTTTCTCCATCGGCACCTTCAATACCGATGATGTGGAACTCCATGAGAGAGGAATTAACCGGGTTGGTAATCTTCTTATCCAGAATCAAAGTTACATGAATTTCGAAGATATGATAACGGACATCCTCAGGAAACTCCATGCAAAGCAAAAAAGATGGTCTGTATCAGAGATGCTGCGGGAAATCGGCCTGCTTCTGGATGACACAAACTCAATCCTTTACCAGGCAGCAAAGCATGATGTGCCTCTTTTCTGTCCAGCCATAACCGATGGTGCCTTCGGATTCCACTTGTATCTTTTCCAGCAGGAAAACCCGGATTTCATAGTGGACGTCGTGCAGGATTTCGGCAATATTCTCCTTACCACCAGCTATGATGACAGGAAGGGAGTGATCGCCCTGGGCGGTTCAATATCCAAACACCATGCAATCCTTGCTACATTGCTCAACGGAGGGGCGGAATATGCTGTATACATGACCACGGCCCACCGCACTTCCGGCAGCATGTCCGGTGCCAATACAAGTGAAGCAAAATCCTGGGGTAAGG is a window of Methanohalophilus mahii DSM 5219 DNA encoding:
- a CDS encoding C15orf41 family protein codes for the protein MDKTEYNEIHRNVRDASDFEKLALDYCQPVGVVASILHQKIIDHVKKNYYFIQNKSALLLKKWKMGSSIIQLSEEYKFPPTLIATTLLKEMEMSKKYVFKHLNEIEDNRLAAEIKEALEADLYFSPEAHSFQARKGIFGEMIVARWLEYRNIEYLTEEELRKQGAEKTPDFLLPYPVEIRGQQVNWVESKAVFGNETEHQTYLEKQFSRYEELYGSGMVIYWYGYVDGISLEGHLLSDYRIDDEFDPDILRDVVELLNLTPDW
- a CDS encoding deoxyhypusine synthase family protein, which codes for MVQVKDLHWKKDMRVSELVDSYENVGFQSVELHRASEVIVKMKKDSAKVFLTFTSNMVTSGLRGFFAQLIELGIADVLVTTVGGLEEDIMKATGEVFSIGTFNTDDVELHERGINRVGNLLIQNQSYMNFEDMITDILRKLHAKQKRWSVSEMLREIGLLLDDTNSILYQAAKHDVPLFCPAITDGAFGFHLYLFQQENPDFIVDVVQDFGNILLTTSYDDRKGVIALGGSISKHHAILATLLNGGAEYAVYMTTAHRTSGSMSGANTSEAKSWGKVKDESDIATVIGDVSITFPMAMTHALDELYEEGLLNIENK
- a CDS encoding metal-dependent transcriptional regulator is translated as MHTERTEEYLETIQGLINRTSSPAKNKDIAKELDLAPATVTEMIQRLSDEGLVTHAPYRGVELTESGMIQANNLQRKHLVLKNFFTRVLDITEEVADQEACALEHVMSDVVLERMCSYLAEKGLCDISETSLPSKCSLSREHYISLVEMNEKTKGKVVMVALPKETKDRLTSLGMIAGEDIEIKRKQKQGCISIITKGTEIALGNEVAEKIFVKPAENGHIQRRRGNHS
- the feoB gene encoding ferrous iron transport protein B is translated as MVIIPDSCCGAAEKRMHDGDHDMTIAFVGNPSVGKSAFFSRVTGVGVMVSNYPGTTVEMTRGTVKVGQKKIDIVDLPGIYSLGTSTEDERVSKEYLVREYPDVIVNVVDATRLERNLYLTLQILELGVPVVIALNQLDAAREMGIDIDAPKLSQILGVPVVPTVATKGIGLDEVLKEAVDPSLSPEGRIRVHYDNHITNAINDLDVDFPDTASVIKLRALENDADFVRMCCRPHEADLLLSKASEMASEIEDAHDMAISDTMARDLYGEAGQIADSVLSIVEKDTSLKHRIDDMLTSEYVGIVGLAAALLLTFLLVFRVGGFLEEGIVHLFETYLIAPVEAELATSNPIVRNVIIYSLLGIEAGFAIAIPYIGVFYIILSVFEDSGYLTRAAFLLDNLTHRMGLHGRAVIPLVLGLGCNVPAIMATRALNTLRERRIASTLIALIPCSARTVIILGLVGTFVGYWAAVSIYVLEIFIIFITGWILGRGLPGERTGFIMEMGPLRHPDVVSTLKKTWLRIREFVYIAFPLLIVGSALLGGLDTLGILDIFENAVSPISVGLLGLPAFAATALVFGILRKEMALEILAVLAGTANFALVLTPLQMYVFAIITTIYIPCVATIAILKHELGTKDTVMISTFTIVLAFTVGALVYQLGMLL